GTATAATCGAATCAGGTTGACATACTGAAATTTCTGTAACAGCTTGAGATCAGCGAAGTATGTAAACCGGGACGAAAGGCCCAGCGGTCGAAAATaggattttgaaaaaaaaagttaagaaagTCACAAAAGTTGACATTTTCAGAGCAGAAGACCATCTGAGCAAAGATGCAGAGGACCTGAGAGATTAAAATTATGGAGAAAATTTTTTTTGGGGCCTTGCCTTTATCGAAATAATTACAAAAATGTAAACGTGGTTATTACAGCGCTCCCTTGAGGCCAATGGGTGTCATTTTATGTGCCTGAGTAGTGAATGTAATGTGCAACCCACCTGCCAATTTTCGTGTTTTTCGGTCATACAGTTTTGCTGCCCGAGAAAAATcataagaagaaagaaagaatgagaaCAAAAACAACAGGGCTCCatcagcttcgctgcttggacccctaataataataatgcagtaGCATTTGCAGTAGAGCTACTGACGCTCTGACAGAATTAATGACTAGTACCCGAGAAGGTATTCACAGAAGTCATATGTCCCTGGTCGCTGGCAGTGAGTCCTTGACCCCATGCAACGCTGCATTTATATAAACCTTCATCCGATTTGTTGATattgaggaatttcatcaacaggCGAGTTTGATTGGTTGAGAGAGACTCATTGAAGAGATGGAGTCTGGGAGTGGGTTGCAAGACGATGGACTTGTTTTCTAAGGGCTGAGTCCAGATCCACTCCCCTATCCAGCCATCTAGTCCACAATGCTGGACcacacaggacagggacagactgtcCCCCTCTGGTACACGATATGTATCACGTTTAGCCAGCACCGCATGACTGCATTCCTCACCATGCAAACCTGACAGACACGGATACATCGCCCATATTTAAGCATCAAAACATGTCAGTACAGCTCACAGTATATACGATAACTAAACTGGATAAGCCTGTCATAAGATAGTGTAAAATTAACAATACAAAGTGAAATGGGAAATGCATCATTTTCAAACAAATGGCATTTTCTCAATAAAGGAAAAGATCATAACTGACCAATGTTTGTAGAACGGTTCTATTTTACATTATACAGTCAGTTGTATTTCTGAAATAAAGAGCAATGATCTTCAGACAATTAGAATACATAAGTGTTTGCATAAGTGTTTACAATGGAACCGCTCTATTCACATAATGCATACATGGCTTTGTATGACTATTCACCATTAGTGCACACAATAAAAAATCCCATTGGCCAAAACTGATTTAGGGGCAACGGTAGACAAAATAAACATTATCAGATCACAGTGACTCAGACACTGAACAGACACAAGCAAATTAATATGAACGTAAAGAAAGAAAGGCAGTACTAGCAGCCCTGTTGCAAATCATTTACGTCCTACCAAGGCCTATCCTATCAAAATTATTACTAAACAAAGGTAAATAATTACAGTACATGTAACCATCTTTTAGGTAGTTCAATAAAATACGTTTCACCATGGGTTATGTTCACTGTGTTTGTTTGACCTTAGTTAATGTCAAAGTTGAAAGTATATTATAGGGTGTCTGTCACAAACTGTTGCTTCAATTGTAGCTGTTTTCTCAATCCAAAAACTTTGGATTGAAAACTTTGGATGAGTTTAACATCCACAACAGTTGTGATTGTTTCTTCACTTACCAGAGAGAAGGCAGAGGAATCTCACAGCAATGAGGAGATAGCCATACATGACCGTCTTCATGTCTTCCTTTATGAATTGTGAGCCTGCAGGCATGGCCTGACCCCTCAGCTCAGCCATCAACACACTAAGCAGCTCTGAGCTGGGAGGATTTCGTTGTTAGGAaggaagtcacacacacacacacacacacacacacacacacacacacacacacacacacacacacacacactagtacgtACTGAATTCCAGGAAAAGCAACTCTACAAAAACTAGTCATAAGCACGCTGAGTGGTAATATGCACTCCCGGACAGGAAAGGGGGAATTTCATGGTACAATAATCGCAAAATCGTGTCTAATGTGAAAGAAATGTTGACATCGGTGTTTTGCATCTTATTTTATTCTCTTCTCTATTTTATGGGAAACCTCTGTGGGGATTTACCTTCAAATAAGGAGAGTTTacttggggtcattttgtaaccaTAATGTAAACTGTCACAGGTGGAACTATTTTCTTCACAGTATAGTTGTTTCTTAGAGGTTACCTAATTATACAATGTATCATGGGTAGGAGCCATATAGCCAATATAAACATGTTATTAGCTGGTTCTGGTCTCTGCATGGGCATTAAGCGATTAAGCGGGGTTACAAAGTTAGACTCGGTAACTGTAATAATAATTTGGGTATTCTGTATCCTGTTTCCGCCTGGTCCTAATCGtcccgactgactgactgtctgactgactgtcggcGAATGAGATAAACAAAGAGTCGGTGACTTTTCCGGAAAATAGAAAGCTTCGCCGATCCTCCCTGGAAACATGGACGCTGGTACGTCAAGGTCCACTTTCTCTTGTCTCATTCATTGTCGTTTGTTTTGCTGGCAAGTGAGCGCAATCTGCTTTTGGTGGCAGACGGAGAATGACAGCTGGGCTAACAGGCTAAATTAGCACTTCTGGCGCTAGcatctcagctagctagcatgacTTGCTGTCAGTTTCAAGGCAGGGTTGACGGTTCGCTGCAAAGCGACATGCCGGTCGTTTTATTCATTGCAACCTAACGCTAATATAATTTTAGTTTTTTAGGGGGTTTAAACCACAGATTAGCTAAAGTAGCCTGTGGTTTATTTTGCTAGCGCATTCAGCGAGTCTGTATATACACAACTGGTCGTTCCCTTTCAAAGCTGTCAAACTCGTGAAATGAAAATGATTTtgcctgttttttctttttctatcggTTTGCTTTAAATATGCTAGACCGAAATAAAGACGATTTTATCCGTTTTACAAGACCCTAGACTTCCAAGACATCCTCGTCAGAAGATCTGTTTAGTTTGACCATTGGCCAATCCGTGGAAACAGTCTTATCGATTCCACTTCAGTCAACGTTAATCAATCAGCCTTTGTAGCCTTTTATATTGTCTTATTATAGCAACGAATTGAATTCTATAGTAATTCTCAAAAACTTTGCTTGCAAATCCTGTCAAATGGTGCAGACTCCTATCTGACCAAGGCATAACTTCACTTGGATATTTGATAGTGTCAGGATAATTAACTTTGTTCTAACAGCTAATAGTGAGCAAGGCTACTCCTTATTCTTTTTCTGCAGGGATCAAACCCAACAGGAATTCAGCTAACTCACACAGTTCAATGATAAAGTGCATAGCTTACTGTAAAGCCCAATTTTTAACCAGTGATGTATAAATTTGCAAGTCACTCTAGCTACCTGTGCTTGACCCCACTCCATAGAAAACTATCATGATGTCTGTGTTCACCATTCATGCTTTCCCTTTTTTTGTCTGAGATAACCAGACAGAGAGCGACTGAGACCATCCCACCAATAGTTTTGTTTGTCCCTGCCTTTCCCACGTGTGAACAGagacacacacccctctctcagTTTTGGCATTGTAGGCTAATTGTTTGGTTCTGTACCAAGTTACGTCTATAATTGATTTACCCCAGTGACAAACTTATTCCTCAGTCTGAAAAAAAATCCAACTTTTGTTCCATAAGTAAAACAGAGTCATGCCCTAATCATGCCTTTGTCGGAAATGTTCCTGGCCTCAGGCCTgttctgttttttcttcttctgagaGTGTGGGTTTGAGAGTTAACTAAGTTTGACACTGTCCTAATCTGCAGTGGGCAAGTGAATTTCAATTTTGTGTCAATGGAAAACAACAGAACCGAGTTGAGAGAGGGTTTCGAACTGTAGGCAGCATGCGTGACTAAGCAATGTCCCTCCCAATGTTTAATTGCTCTGCACTATTATTTGCTGGAATTGGAAACCACAAACCAATTTGATTCTGTCTCAGCATGTGCATCCCCCACACTATTCCCCCTGCAGTTGGATTGGACAAGCTTTCCAGTGTGTTCCTGTTACTAATGGAGCCAGATAACTGATACAAACAAAAATTTTCAAGCCTCCGCTCCCTGCGTCCAGTTGATATACGATTAGCGAAGTTCCTGACTTCCTTCTTTCTTTGTTCCCTCTATCCTTCCCTCCTTAAGTCCATCC
This DNA window, taken from Lampris incognitus isolate fLamInc1 chromosome 7, fLamInc1.hap2, whole genome shotgun sequence, encodes the following:
- the si:dkey-52l18.4 gene encoding uncharacterized protein si:dkey-52l18.4 is translated as MPAGSQFIKEDMKTVMYGYLLIAVRFLCLLSGLHGEECSHAVLAKRDTYRVPEGDSLSLSCVVQHCGLDGWIGEWIWTQPLENKSIVLQPTPRLHLFNESLSTNQTRLLMKFLNINKSDEGLYKCSVAWGQGLTASDQGHMTSVNTFSAVTSERNVLHRVLVCVGASLCFPLFMGLARCLSLEVKPQPVPRTLSINHSQLRNLCTAEACQAPQPPPRCPIAKKENTPQRKATPVPKPQKELVYAALSQDALGQERAAGGPTQATIYSSVHFS